One window from the genome of Salvia splendens isolate huo1 chromosome 9, SspV2, whole genome shotgun sequence encodes:
- the LOC121748109 gene encoding receptor homology region, transmembrane domain- and RING domain-containing protein 6-like, producing the protein MAMEERIAESERIAEEAMAEVVRTIFRRRLLSEAGPIPNYLGPLTPDSGETHSAPSEDKDDLFSQLKTHCYNGQEDDGEEKDDCCICLERLHRGLVATLHCRHEFHGCCIGRWLNRGKNFCPLCKGLLIKSCSSIACVL; encoded by the coding sequence ATGGCCATGGAAGAACGGATAGCTGAGTCGGAGAGGATAGCAGAAGAAGCTATGGCTGAAGTGGTGAGGACAATATTTAGGAGGCGCCTCCTGTCCGAGGCTGGCCCTATTCCCAACTACCTCGGCCCATTGACGCCTGATTCCGGCGAAACCCATTCCGCACCGTCTGAGGATAAAGATGACCTTTTCTCCCAACTCAAGACGCATTGTTACAACGGCCaagaagatgatggagaagAAAAGGATGACTGCTGCATATGTCTCGAGCGTCTGCACCGTGGCCTCGTTGCGACTCTGCATTGTCGCCACGAGTTTCACGGCTGCTGCATAGGGAGGTGGCTCAACCGTGGCAAGAATTTCTGCCCCCTCTGCAAAGGGCTTTTAATTAAGTCATGTTCTTCTATTGCATGTGTTTTGTGA